One Paenibacillus sp. FSL W8-0186 genomic window carries:
- a CDS encoding iron-containing redox enzyme family protein produces MVLSPDQFVEKLKTIVEENKKITHPLYQIIMKGEATPELLKNFVLHRYHIKSFWTRNISAIHSKTPDVEVRKELAENIYEEETGQLTGTMRHLELFFKIGEQFGLTWEDIENCDILPESEAVIEWNNKVCGPDHHLVEAVAALIVYMEGQPPVTWDGRTMNEAMKHFYNLNQEGVQYFTIHSSNDMEVEEDHAEAGYNILRKYAITEELQEKAIAALYKSIEVRMKHFSAILRITGIEAEAEPVLG; encoded by the coding sequence GTGGTACTAAGTCCGGATCAGTTTGTGGAGAAGCTCAAAACTATTGTCGAGGAAAACAAGAAAATTACCCATCCGCTTTATCAGATTATTATGAAAGGGGAAGCAACACCGGAGCTTTTGAAAAACTTTGTGTTGCACCGCTATCATATCAAAAGCTTCTGGACCCGCAATATTTCGGCTATTCATTCAAAAACTCCAGATGTCGAAGTACGCAAGGAGCTCGCCGAGAACATTTATGAGGAGGAGACCGGCCAGCTTACTGGAACGATGCGGCATCTTGAACTGTTCTTCAAAATTGGCGAGCAATTCGGTCTGACGTGGGAGGACATTGAAAACTGCGATATTCTCCCCGAATCCGAGGCAGTCATAGAATGGAACAATAAGGTTTGCGGGCCGGATCATCATTTGGTAGAGGCTGTAGCTGCATTGATCGTCTATATGGAAGGGCAGCCGCCAGTTACTTGGGATGGACGAACGATGAATGAAGCGATGAAGCATTTTTACAACCTGAACCAGGAAGGCGTGCAGTATTTTACGATCCACAGCTCCAATGATATGGAGGTGGAGGAGGATCATGCGGAAGCCGGATACAATATTCTCCGCAAATATGCAATAACCGAGGAGTTGCAGGAGAAGGCAATCGCAGCCCTGTATAAATCGATTGAAGTACGTATGAAGCATTTTAGTGCGATCCTTCGAATAACCGGAATTGAAGCGGAAGCAGAGCCCGTTCTTGGATAG